Proteins from one Cyanobacteria bacterium GSL.Bin1 genomic window:
- a CDS encoding transposase, producing MLVLEYKIRAKQKQLSAIDEAIRTMQFVRNKCLRYW from the coding sequence ATGTTGGTTTTAGAGTACAAAATTAGAGCCAAGCAAAAGCAGTTGTCTGCCATAGATGAGGCGATCCGTACCATGCAATTTGTGCGGAACAAGTGCCTTCGCTATTGGG